The segment GCACAGAGAAAATCAGGGCCAACAAGCTCAGTTTGGCGTAGTAGCGGTAATTGATTTTGTGCGCCAACCACACAAACGCCAACCCGATGAAGATCAAACTGGAGTGTTTGAACAGGTAGTACTCTGTGTTGCCGCCCATTTTTTTGTAGGCCAGGGTACCCGTGGCGGAATATACCACGGCTATACTGATAAGCCCGAAAGACAAGACGATTCCCCACAAAATAGGGTCGCCTTTTAAGTTGTCGCGAAGCCAGTTTTTGATAGGTGTCATGCTAAAGTAGAATTAAGGGCAGCCACTGCCTCGGCAAAAGCACGGCCCCTGTGTTCGTAATTATTGAAAAGGTCAAAGCTGGCACAGGCCGGAGAAAGCAACACCACATCTCCTGCCTCGGCAAAGTCTTTGGACAGTTGCACAGCTTCCTGCACGTCCTGTGTTTCTACCATTTTAAGGCCGGTTTGGGAAAAGAATTCAAAAAGCTTACTATTGTCTGCCCCAAGGCACACAATAGCTTTCACTTTCTCCTGCACCAACGGCAGCAGCGTAGAATAGTCGTTTCCTTTGTCTTTTCCGCCCACTACCCACACAATAGGCTCCTGAATTCCGTCTAGCGCGTACCAAACCGCTTCCACGTTGGTGGCTTTGGAATCATTGATGAACCGAATGCCGTCTACCTGGCCCACCGGCTGTAACCGGTGCTCGGCATTCTGAAAGGTTCCTAAAGCTTCTTCAATCTGATTAGGCGCAATCCCCACCAGCAGTGCAGCCCCAACGGCGGCCATGGTATTGTATTGGTTATGCTGCCCAATCAAAGGCGAATTGGAAGTATCTACTTTAGCGCTGATTTGGTTAAAAGAGGCTTGAACCGTCTGACCTTGGTATTGAATAGCCAATCCTTCTGCTTCTTTCAACCCGAAAGACACCAGCGTTCCTAACACCTCAAGGGCAGCGCGGTATTTCTGAATTTCAGCGTCATCCTGGTTGAAGAGGAAGTACTCGGCAGACGTCATGTTTTGCGCAATGCGGAACTTGGAAGCCGCGTACTTTTCCATCTGGTACTCGTAGCGGTCCAGGTGGTCTGGGGTAATGTTCAGCAGAATCCCAATATTGGCTTTGAAGCCGTACATATTATCTAACTGGAAGCTGCTCAGTTCTACCACGTAGTAGTCATAGCAACCCTCCAGCACCTTTCCCGCCAGACTTTCGCCCACGTTTCCGGCCAATGCCACTTTTAAGCCTGCGCTTTTCAACAAGTGGTAAGTTAGCAACGTGGTGGTGGTTTTGCCGTTGGTGCCAGTGATGCAGACGAACTTGCCCGAGGCATAGCGCCCGGCAAACTCAATCTCTGAAATGATAGGAATGCTTCTTTCCACTGCGCCCTGAATTACAGGTGCCGTGTCTGGAATACCTGGGCTTTTGATGATTTCCACAGCCGCATAAATTTGCTCCAGCGTGTGCGTCCCCTCCTCAAAAGGGATCTGCGCCTGAGTTAGTTGCTGCTTGTACTTTTCTGTAATGGAACCCCGGTCTGAGACGAACACGTCAAAGCCCTTGGTTTGTGCCAACAAGGCTGCTCCTACGCCGCTCTCCCCTGCTCCTAGTATGGCTATTTTTTGCATTCGTTTTTTTATTAAATCTTGTTTTGTGCTTGTTTTCTGAATAAGAACCTTAAAATAACCTTATCTCAACTTCAAGGTAACCAAAGTCAAAATGGCTAGCATGATGCCTACTGTCCAGAAGCGGGACACGATTTTGGACTCGTGGTAACCAAGCTTCTGATAGTGGTGGTGCAGCGGCGACATCTTGAAAATGCGTCGTCCCTCCCCATATTTTCTTTTGGTGTATTTGAAGTAGCTCACCTGCAGCATCACTGAAAGGTTCTCCACCAGGAAGATGCCGCACAGGATTGGGATTAAAAGCTCTTTTCTCAAAATCAAAGCCAAAACAGCGATGATGCCGCCAATAGACAGAGAACCGGTATCACCCATGAACACCTGGGCCGGATAAGAGTTGTACCACAGGAAACCCACGCAGGCCCCTACAAAGGCAGTACAGAAAATCACCAGCTCACCAGTGTTAGGAATGTACATGATGTCAAAGTAATCGGCGAAGACTGAGTTACCAGATACCCAGGCAAAAACGGCCAGGGTGGTTCCAATGATGGCTGAAGTTCCTGCGGCCAAACCATCAATTCCGTCGGTAATGTTGGCGCCGTTAGACACGGCTGTAATGATGATGA is part of the Rufibacter tibetensis genome and harbors:
- the murD gene encoding UDP-N-acetylmuramoyl-L-alanine--D-glutamate ligase — encoded protein: MQKIAILGAGESGVGAALLAQTKGFDVFVSDRGSITEKYKQQLTQAQIPFEEGTHTLEQIYAAVEIIKSPGIPDTAPVIQGAVERSIPIISEIEFAGRYASGKFVCITGTNGKTTTTLLTYHLLKSAGLKVALAGNVGESLAGKVLEGCYDYYVVELSSFQLDNMYGFKANIGILLNITPDHLDRYEYQMEKYAASKFRIAQNMTSAEYFLFNQDDAEIQKYRAALEVLGTLVSFGLKEAEGLAIQYQGQTVQASFNQISAKVDTSNSPLIGQHNQYNTMAAVGAALLVGIAPNQIEEALGTFQNAEHRLQPVGQVDGIRFINDSKATNVEAVWYALDGIQEPIVWVVGGKDKGNDYSTLLPLVQEKVKAIVCLGADNSKLFEFFSQTGLKMVETQDVQEAVQLSKDFAEAGDVVLLSPACASFDLFNNYEHRGRAFAEAVAALNSTLA